In Lytechinus variegatus isolate NC3 chromosome 12, Lvar_3.0, whole genome shotgun sequence, a single window of DNA contains:
- the LOC121425219 gene encoding sepiapterin reductase-like has protein sequence MAATQVFDSKTFCIITGGSRGIGRAIAATLSAKFGPGSTVVLTGRSTADLNETQRQVQAVAPGVNVSVVTADLANAGTLSESLSSLTGTTNPSDFQHVLLINNAASINDMSRYMKQMTASDVDYVQQYFMLNLTSMLMLTSHFLRTFPKREGLRRTVINVTSLCAIKPMKTSGLYNTGKAAREMMVRTYAIEEPDVRFLNYSPGPVDTDMYREIIDKSIDQEFREMMRDLETKNVLLKPHQTAAKLAVILEGDDYESGAHVDYFDVPDKEENTSS, from the exons aTGGCAGCCACACAAGTATTCGACTCAAAGACATTTTGTATAATTACAGGAGGAAGTAGAGGCATAGGACGTGCCATAGCAGCAACATTATCTGCGAAATTTGGCCCAGGGTCAACAGTAGTCCTCACGGGACGTTCCACAGCTGATCTCAACGAGACCCAGCGTCAAGTCCAGGCCGTTGCGCCCGGCGTGAACGTCAGTGTAGTCACCGCCGATCTCGCAAATGCAGGTACCCTGTCCGAATCTCTTTCCAGTCTCACTGGAACGACAAACCCGTCAGATTTTCAACATGTCTTGCTCATCAATAACGCAGCAAGTATCAATGACATGTCTAGGTATATGAAGCAGATGACCGCCTCTGACGTGGATTATGTGCAGCAGTATTTCATGCTTAACTTGACGTCGATGCTGATGTTGACCTCGCATTTCTTGCGGACCTTCCCAAAGAGGGAGGGGCTGAGAAGAACCGTTATCAACGTGACTTCTCTTTGTGCCATTAAGCCTATGAAGACAAG CGGTTTGTACAACACGGGGAAGGCTGCCAGAGAAATGATGGTGAGGACCTATGCCATCGAGGAACCCGACGTGCGCTTCCTGAACTACTCCCCAGGACCAGTCGACACAGACATGTATAGAGAAATCATCGACAAGAGCATTGATCAAGAGTTCAGAGAGATGATGAGGGATCTGGAGACCAAAAATGTGCTCCTCAAACCTCATCAAACTGCGGCCAAGTTGGCTGTCATCCTGGAGGGAGACGATTACGAGTCTGGGGCGCATGTTGATTACTTCGATGTCCCGGATAAGGAGGAGAATACTTCATCCTGA